The region GAGCGCCATGGCGGCGAAGTCCCGCAAACCCGTGAGGAGCTGGAAGCGTTGCCAGGCGTTGGCCGCAAGACTGCCAACGTGGTGCTGAACACGGCATTTCGTCAACTGACCATGGCCGTGGACACCCATATTTTCCGGGTCAGCAACCGTACCGGGATTGCACCAGGCAAGAATGTGGTCGAGGTGGAGAAGAAGCTGATGAAATTTGTGCCCAAGGAGTTTCTGCTCGATTCCCATCATTGGCTGATCCTCCATGGACGCTACGTCTGCCTGGCCCGCAAGCCCCGCTGCGGCAGTTGCCGGATCGAGGACTTGTGCGAATACAAGCAAAAGACCTCGGACGATTGAGGCACTATTAGATTTATTGATTTACCGATTGAAAAAATCTTTTTTACCCGCCGGGAGAATGTCGATATAAGGAGCCCCAAAGGCAGTCTTAGCCTGGAGTAACAAAATGAGTACTGGCAAAGAGCAATTGGACGTAGAAGACGACTTCCCCCCGTTGAGGCCGATGACGCTGAACCGGTGGTTGAAGTGGCGAAGACCAACCTGAGCAAGCGCCGCACCATCGACAATCTGCTGGAGGAGCGCCGACTGCAAAAGCAATTGGCCGATTACGATTTTGATCTATGACACCTGAAAGCCTCCCGAAACGGAGGCTTTTTACTATGTGCCGTCATACCAGGCCATTGCGCTGGGCCAGCTCGATCAGGTCCACCAGCGAGCGGGCATTGAGCTTTAGCAATAACCGGGTTTTGTAAGTACTGACAGTTTTGTTGCTGAGAAACATTCCATCGGCAATCTCCTTGTTTGTTTTCCCCCGAGCCAGTTGCTGCAACACCATCATTTCCCGCCCCGACAATCGATCCACCATATCGGCCTCACTGGCATTGCCCAGGCTGGACCGAACCGTATGCAAGGCTTGATTAGGGAAGTAGCTGTAACCCGACAATACAGCTTTGATAGCACTGAGCAATTCAGTGAGATCCTGTTGCTTGCAAACATAACCAGCAGCACCCGATTGCATGCAGCGCATTGAAAAATGCCCTGGTGCCTGGGAAGTCAGCACCAACACTTTCAACGGCGAAGCCACTGATGTCAGACGCGCGATGACTTCCAGCCCATCCAGTTTCGGTATACCAATATCCAGAATGACAATGTCCGGCATAAGTTCGCGAGCAAGTTGCAATGCATCCACACCATTGTCTGTTTCTGCGATGACTTCGTAGCCATGACGTTCCATTAGCAAACGCACCGCAAGACGAATGACAGGGTGATCATCCACGATCAGCACTTTATTCATGGGCAAGTCCAATTTTCGCTGTTCGAATTTTTAGAGCCCGCACAATATCCTAGTCGTTTCACCCGTGGGATGCCGTACCCCCGGGCATCCACACCGAGAGACATTCCCTACAAGCAACACGGACAAGTCCTACAAAAAAGCCGTGGATATAAGGCGTTTTAAAACCTCCAAATTTAAGAGTGTGCCGCTTTCTGCCGACTTTTTTGTATCTGCTTACAACCAACGCTTCGCACAACCGTCAGCCTCGCAACTAACCAAACACCCAGCGCTCAAAGGCCCACGCTTAAAGGCAACCGATATTTTCAATACAAAACACAATCCATCAAATATTTTTTAACATTAAAATAAAATAAACCATAGAAAATAAAAATTTTTGAAACAAGAAGATCCGACATACAACAAACACGAGCATTACAGTAACTCCATATAATCACAGAAGGAACATCTCCAAAAATCATTACCAAGAACTCAAACAAACAATCTTCACCCCCCTTTATCGACAAGAGAAAAAGACGTTATTCCATGAGAAAAAAACATGAAAAAACTCAAAAGAAAAATTTCGAACCCCATGACAATTATCGCTATATTCGCAGCAGCTTCCGAAACGTCGGCGGTTGTTTCACTGCCCTTCCTTAATGACGACGAACGAGAAATATATGTCTGGTTCTTAATCAGTTTCCCGCTCTACTTGCTCTTTCTTTTCTTCCTTACTCTCAATTTCAATTATCGATCGCTTTACGCCCCCTCTGACTTTGATAAAGGCAAGCACTTCATAAAAGTCATTGATAACGCCGAACGTTCGGAAAACAAAAAACACTTACGCCCAAACGCCTCATCTGCAAAATGCAAAAGGTCCAGTACGGCTTTGATGTCTGGGCGCGCCCCCCCAGGCTTTTCAACTGGCGTGAGAAGGTTTCGTTGCCGGCTCTGGAACGCACAAGATCCGTTGGCCAAAATCTATCTGTCGGGACCGCTTGAGGACCTGAGGATCATCGATACGCGCGGGATGAATACCCATGTGGACTTCACCACCTTAGTGGACAAAACCCGGAAAACCACGTAAAAACGCCACTAAAGTGATCGTGTTTCTTGCTTGCAACCAATCGGAGAAACGACTGAAGGAAGGCACGCTCAGGTATTCGAGACACAAAAATAAAAGCGCCAGGAAAACCTTTTACATCGTTTACAACTTGAATTCACAGGATGTGACAGTGCTGGATCAAACTTGAAGAGCGGCAGAATGCGCTCCTGTTTGAGTGATCAGGAAGAGAAGAGACTGAATAGAAATGAGATAAGCGCTGACAAAATAATGCTAGAAGAACAACCGTTTTTTGAGCCGTGGCCCTGTCGACGACAGGGCCACAACCTCAATAACCGCTACAAAGGTCTCAGAACAGCTTGCGACCCTTGTTGGCGGCAATACGCATGCGCAAGGCGTTGAGCTTGATGAAGCCCGCCGCGTCGGCCTGGTTGTAGGCGCCGCCATCTTCTTCGAAGGTCGCGATGTTGGCGTCGAACAACGATTCATCGGACTTGCGGCCGGTGACGATCACGTTGCCCTTGTACAGCTTCAGGCGCACGACACCGTTCACGTGGGCCTGGGACGCATCGATCATCTGTTGCAGCATCAGACGCTCAGGGCTCCACCAGTAACCGGTGTAGATCAGGCTGGCGTATTTAGGCATCAGCTCATCTTTGAGGTGAGCCACTTCGCGGTCCAGGGTGATCGATTCGATCGCCCGGTGAGCACGCAGCATGATGGTGCCGCCTGGGGTTTCGTAGCAGCCACGGGACTTCATGCCCACGTAGCGGTTTTCGACGATGTCCAGACGGCCGATGCCGTGTTCACCACCGATACGGTTCAGGGTCGCCAACACGGTGGCCGGGGTCATTTCGACGCCGTCCAGTGCGACGATGTCGCCGTTGCGGTAGGTCAGTTCCAGGTATTGCGCTTTATCAGGAGCGTTCTCCGGGGAGACGGTCCATTTCCACATGTCTTCTTCGTGCTCGGTCCAGGTGTCTTCCAGCACGCCGCCTTCATAGGAGATGTGCAGCAGGTTGGCATCCATCGAGTACGGGGATTTTTTCTTGCCGTGGCGCTCGATCGGGATGTTGTGCTTTTCAGCATAATCCATCAGCTTTTCACGGGAGAGCAGGTCCCACTCGCGCCAAGGAGCGATTACTTTCACACCTGGCTTGAGGGCGTAGGCGCCGAGTTCGAAACGAACCTGGTCGTTACCCTTGCCGGTCGCGCCATGGGAAATGGCATCTGCACCGGTTTCGTTGGCGATTTCGATCAGGCGTTTGGCGATCAACGGACGAGCGATGGAGGTACCCAGCAGGTACTCGCCTTCGTAAACGGTGTTGGCACGGAACATCGGGAACACGAAATCACGCACGAACTCTTCGCGCAGATCGTCGATGTAGATTTCTTTTACGCCCATGGCCTGAGCCTTGGCGCGGGCCGGTTCGACCTCTTCGCCCTGACCCAGGTCAGCGGTGAAGGTCACTACTTCACAGTTATAAGTATCCTGCAGCCACTTGAGGATCACCGAAGTGTCCAGGCCGCCGGAATACGCCAGAACGACCTTGTTTACGTCCGCCATGCCATCACTCCACGGGGTTCTACGGAAAGCCGAGAAGTCTACCGCTCATACAGAATAATTTACAGTGGCGCGACAGCTTATGACGACGAAGCGACAGATTATGTCGAGCGAGCGACGATTACAGCGGGTTCAGGAGGTCGCCGCAGCGCCTGCGGAAGCGGTGGCCGCAGGTGCCGGTTTGTCGATGGGCGCAACGCGCTCCAGGCGCACGGCCACCCGACGATTCTTGGCCCGGTTGGCCGCATTGGTGTTTGGCGCCAAAGGATAGCGCTCACCGTGGAAACGCATGGTGATCTGCGACTCCTGAATGCCATTGGCCTTGAAGAAGTCCATCACCGCCAGCGCCCGGCGGCGTGACAGTTCACGGTTGGTCAGACGATTACCGCTGTTGTCGGAATGACCGTCAAGTTCGATGTGATTGACCGTCGGGTCAGCCTTCATGAACGCCAGCATGACCTGCAACTTGGCCTTGGCTGCCGGATCCAGATCGACACCTTCACCAGAGAAGCCGACTTCGGATTGCTTCACCTGCTCGAAATTCTGCGGCAACAGCTTGGCCACGCAACCTTGATAGTCATTGAAGGCTTTGCTGAACTTGACCGGCAGCAAACGCACTTCAGACACCCGACCGTCGCCCGAAGCGTGCCGAATGACTGGGCTACGACCGTCCATCAAACCACTGATCAGGCGCCCGGCCTGAACCTGCGAACTGTTGAACAGCACGTTGCCGCTGCCAATGTTCACCGAGCCCAGGTTGATGTCCCCACGCCCCGGTTGCCACGGCGCGGCGGCCGCCAGCAAAGTCGCGGAACCGCCGCCAATCATTGAGTTGTAGGCTTTGAGACGAAAAATCGCCTGCTCGCCGGCACGACGCACGAACTCACCGGAACCGAAATCGGTGATCGGCTGGGTCAGTCGGCATTCGAACTTGTCACCTTCGACCGTCCACTCGATGCTCTCCAGACGGGTCTGGAAAGTGAGCGCCATCGCGGGAAGGCTGGCAAACACACTGAGCAAGGCTAAATAACGCTGGCGCACGGGAGGCTCCACTGGCTTCTACAACAAAAAGACCGACACATACGTTTACGGCATACCTATTGGATATCGGAAGCTTGCTGCAAAACTTGATAGCGAGTGCCTGCATGAGTCTTTTCCGGTAGCATTCCCCTCAGTTTGACCCGCCTGGAATCCCCTCATGTCCGACCGCCTGACCCTGCTGCGTCCCGACGACTGGCATATTCATCTTCGCGATGGTGCTGTTTTGTCCAATACCGTTGCGGATGTCGCGCGCACCTTTGGTCGCGCCATCATCATGCCCAACCTGGTACCTCCGGTGCGCAACGCCGCTGAAGCCGACGGCTATCGCCAGCGGATTCTCGCTGCACGCCCGGCCGGCAGTCGTTTCGAACCGCTGATGGTGCTGTACCTGACCGACCGCACCCAGCCCGAAGAAATTCGTGAGGCCAAGGCCAGCGGTTTCGTTCACGCCGCCAAGCTGTACCCGGCCGGCGCCACCACCAACTCGGATTCTGGCGTCACCAGCATCGACAAGATTTTCCCGGCGATCGAGGCCATGGCCGAAGTCGGGATGCCTTTGTTGATTCACGGTGAAGTCACCCGTGGCGATGTCGACGTGTTCGACCGCGAAAAGATCTTCATCGATGAGCACATGCGACGTGTGGTCGAGCGTTTCCCGACACTCAAAGTGGTGTTCGAACACATCACCACCGCTGACGCCGTGCAGTTCGTCAACGCGGCTTCGGCCAACGTTGGCGCGACCATCACCGCTCATCACCTGCTCTACAACCGCAACCACATGCTGGTGGGCGGGATTCGGCCGCACTTCTACTGCCTGCCGATTCTCAAGCGCAACACTCACCAGGAAGCCCTGCTCGACGCCGCCACCAGCGGCAGCGAGAAGTTCTTCCTCGGCACCGACTCGGCGCCGCATGCCCAGCACGCCAAAGAAGCCGCTTGCGGCTGTGCCGGTTGCTATACCGCTTATGCTGCAATCGAGATGTATGCCGAAGCCTTCGAACAGCGCAACGCGCTGGACAAGCTCGAAGCCTTCGCCAGCCTCAACGGCCCGCGCTTCTATGGCCTGCCGGTGAATACAGATCGCATCACCCTGGTCCGCGATGAGTGGACCGCCCCAACCAGCCTGCCATTTGGCGAGCTGACCGTAATCCCGCTGCGCGCCGGTGAAAAACTGCGCTGGCGCCTGCTGGAGGAACACGCGTGAGTGAAGACCATTTCGACGACGAACAGGACGGTCAAGGCGGCGGAGGCGGTCCTCGTCATCCAATGGCGGCCCGATTCCGTGGTTACCTGCCGGTTGTCGTCGACGTAGAAACCGGTGGTTTCAACTCGGCCACCGACGCCCTGCTGGAAATCGCGGCGACCACCATCGCCATGGACGAAAAAGGCTTTGTGTATCCCGATCACACTTACTTCTTTCGTGTAGAGCCGTTTGAAGGCGCGAACATCGAAGCGGCCGCCCTGGAATTCACCGGGATCAAGCTCGATCACCCGCTGCGCATGGCCGTGAGCGAAGAAACCGCACTGACCGATATCTTCCGGGGCATCCGCAAGGCCCTGAAAGCCAACGGTTGCAAACGGGCGATTCTGGTCGGCCACAACAGCAGCTTCGATCTGGGCTTCCTCAACGCCGCTGTCGCGCGCCTGGACATGAAACGTAACCCGTTTCATCCATTCTCCAGCTTCGACACCGCAACCCTCGCCGGCTTGGCGTATGGCCAGACTGTACTGGCCAAGGCCTGTCAGGCTGCCGATATCGACTTTGACGGTCGTGAGGCCCACTCGGCTCGCTACGATACCGAGAAGACGGCCGAGCTGTTCTGCGGCATCGTCAATCGCTGGAAACAAATGGGCGGCTGGGAAGACTTCAACGACTGATACGGTCGAAGGGATTTATCCCGCCCACAAAAAAACCGGCCTTGGCGGCCGGTTTTTTATGCCTTACGCTTGGGCTTACAGCGCCGCAGCGTGCTCGGTCAGGTAAGCCGCAACACCTTCGGTGGAAGCGGTCATGCCTTTGTCGCCTTTTTTCCAGTTGGCAGGGCAAACTTCGCCGTGCGCTTCGTGGAATTGCAGAGCGTCAACCAGACGGATCAGCTCTTCCATGTTACGGCCCAGCGGCAGGTCGTTGAT is a window of Pseudomonas sp. 10S4 DNA encoding:
- the rnt gene encoding ribonuclease T, giving the protein MSEDHFDDEQDGQGGGGGPRHPMAARFRGYLPVVVDVETGGFNSATDALLEIAATTIAMDEKGFVYPDHTYFFRVEPFEGANIEAAALEFTGIKLDHPLRMAVSEETALTDIFRGIRKALKANGCKRAILVGHNSSFDLGFLNAAVARLDMKRNPFHPFSSFDTATLAGLAYGQTVLAKACQAADIDFDGREAHSARYDTEKTAELFCGIVNRWKQMGGWEDFND
- the nth gene encoding endonuclease III, with the translated sequence MNAAKRYEIFRRLHEDNPEPKTELAYSSPFELLIAVILSAQSTDVGVNKATAKLYPVANTPAAIHALGVEGLSQYIKTIGLFNSKAKNVIETCRLLVERHGGEVPQTREELEALPGVGRKTANVVLNTAFRQLTMAVDTHIFRVSNRTGIAPGKNVVEVEKKLMKFVPKEFLLDSHHWLILHGRYVCLARKPRCGSCRIEDLCEYKQKTSDD
- a CDS encoding argininosuccinate synthase: MADVNKVVLAYSGGLDTSVILKWLQDTYNCEVVTFTADLGQGEEVEPARAKAQAMGVKEIYIDDLREEFVRDFVFPMFRANTVYEGEYLLGTSIARPLIAKRLIEIANETGADAISHGATGKGNDQVRFELGAYALKPGVKVIAPWREWDLLSREKLMDYAEKHNIPIERHGKKKSPYSMDANLLHISYEGGVLEDTWTEHEEDMWKWTVSPENAPDKAQYLELTYRNGDIVALDGVEMTPATVLATLNRIGGEHGIGRLDIVENRYVGMKSRGCYETPGGTIMLRAHRAIESITLDREVAHLKDELMPKYASLIYTGYWWSPERLMLQQMIDASQAHVNGVVRLKLYKGNVIVTGRKSDESLFDANIATFEEDGGAYNQADAAGFIKLNALRMRIAANKGRKLF
- a CDS encoding flagellar protein MotY gives rise to the protein MRQRYLALLSVFASLPAMALTFQTRLESIEWTVEGDKFECRLTQPITDFGSGEFVRRAGEQAIFRLKAYNSMIGGGSATLLAAAAPWQPGRGDINLGSVNIGSGNVLFNSSQVQAGRLISGLMDGRSPVIRHASGDGRVSEVRLLPVKFSKAFNDYQGCVAKLLPQNFEQVKQSEVGFSGEGVDLDPAAKAKLQVMLAFMKADPTVNHIELDGHSDNSGNRLTNRELSRRRALAVMDFFKANGIQESQITMRFHGERYPLAPNTNAANRAKNRRVAVRLERVAPIDKPAPAATASAGAAATS
- a CDS encoding response regulator transcription factor — translated: MNKVLIVDDHPVIRLAVRLLMERHGYEVIAETDNGVDALQLARELMPDIVILDIGIPKLDGLEVIARLTSVASPLKVLVLTSQAPGHFSMRCMQSGAAGYVCKQQDLTELLSAIKAVLSGYSYFPNQALHTVRSSLGNASEADMVDRLSGREMMVLQQLARGKTNKEIADGMFLSNKTVSTYKTRLLLKLNARSLVDLIELAQRNGLV
- the pyrC gene encoding dihydroorotase, which produces MSDRLTLLRPDDWHIHLRDGAVLSNTVADVARTFGRAIIMPNLVPPVRNAAEADGYRQRILAARPAGSRFEPLMVLYLTDRTQPEEIREAKASGFVHAAKLYPAGATTNSDSGVTSIDKIFPAIEAMAEVGMPLLIHGEVTRGDVDVFDREKIFIDEHMRRVVERFPTLKVVFEHITTADAVQFVNAASANVGATITAHHLLYNRNHMLVGGIRPHFYCLPILKRNTHQEALLDAATSGSEKFFLGTDSAPHAQHAKEAACGCAGCYTAYAAIEMYAEAFEQRNALDKLEAFASLNGPRFYGLPVNTDRITLVRDEWTAPTSLPFGELTVIPLRAGEKLRWRLLEEHA